TTCCGCGGTTGCTTCGACTGGTTCGAAGAGCAGACGGGCGGAGTCGTCCCAGGACCGCAGGCGGGCCCAGATGCGACCGTTTTCGCCCATCCGGCGGCGCAGACCCGGGTCGCTGATCAATCGGGCAAAGGCCAGGGTCAGTCCCTCGCGGTCGCGGGGCTTGACGAGGATGCCGGTCCTGCCATCGGCGACGGCTTCGGAGACACCGCCGACGTCATGGGCGACGACCGGCAGTCCGAAGGCCGATGCTTCCAGGTAGACCTGGCCGAAACCTTCGACGCTTTTCTGGTGATTGATGCTGGTCAGGGCAAAGATGTCCGCCCGCTGGTAGAACATCTCAAGGTCGTCGTTGTCGATCATCCCGAGGAAGGTCACGGGAATGCTTGACCGGTGCGCGGCTTCGCGAAGGCGGGCCTCATAGTTACCCTTGGATCCCCGTCCAATCACCCAGTATTCGACCCGTCCCCGCAGTTCTTCCGGAAGGTGTTCAAGGGCATCAAGGATATGGAGTTGCCCTTTTCGCGGATGCAGGCGGCCCACAGTCAGGATGACAACCTTGTCCGAAACGGGTTTGCTCACGCGCGGGGTTTCGTGGAAATCCGAACGCAGGGCGCAGGGGGTCAGTCGGGTCTTGCTGCGGGAGACGGGGAAGTGGCTGCGCAGGAGTTCGTTCGTGTAGAGGGAAGGGGTGGTCACGAGGTCCGCCCGCTTGATGAGCTGCCGCACGAGGAGTCGCGCGGTCGGACGGGAGGCGAAGCGGATTATCTCCGTTCCGTGGAAGGTGATGATCATCCGCGCCGGTTTGAACGCCTTGAAATAATGCAGATAGGTCATGGCGAGGACCGGACCCGGTTCCGGAAGGTAGACGATCCCGGTGCGCAGTCGGCGCCGTTCGCGGATCATCTGCCGGGCCATCCTCATCTGGCACGAAAGGTTCTGGGTGCCCCGAAGGCGGACCCGCAGGACTTCGAAAGGAAACCTGCTGTCATCGGCCATGGACGACTCCGGCGCCCAGACCTCGACGTTGTAGCCGAGGCCGACGGAGGCACGAGCCATCTCCTCGACGTAGGTGGCGATTCCGCCACGCATCGGGTGAAACTCGTGTGTGATGACGAAAACAGATGGCTTATTTGATGGCGCAATCATTCCACGACTGACGCGACCGAACTTCGATCCCCATTTGAGCAATCGGTGGACAAGGTGCTTGAGTCAAGAGCCGATCATTCGCTATTTTGGTGGGTTGAGCGAGGTTTTCGTTGAGGAAAAATAACATTTACAATCCTGACTCCCGAACGTTACTAACTGGAAACATGGCATCCGCAAACGAGAAACCGAAAAACGCCTCTGCAGTCCCGGCAGGCGGGAATGAGGCCGCTCTGCGGGAATCTCTCAAACGTTGTTCGCCCGAGACGCTCCAGGCGGCTCTGGATTTCCGTAAGTCTAATGATGCCAGCTACTTGCCGTCGATCGTCCTGGGGATCATCGAGCGTTTTGTCGAGCCGGAACACC
This is a stretch of genomic DNA from Opitutaceae bacterium. It encodes these proteins:
- a CDS encoding glycosyltransferase family 4 protein gives rise to the protein MIAPSNKPSVFVITHEFHPMRGGIATYVEEMARASVGLGYNVEVWAPESSMADDSRFPFEVLRVRLRGTQNLSCQMRMARQMIRERRRLRTGIVYLPEPGPVLAMTYLHYFKAFKPARMIITFHGTEIIRFASRPTARLLVRQLIKRADLVTTPSLYTNELLRSHFPVSRSKTRLTPCALRSDFHETPRVSKPVSDKVVILTVGRLHPRKGQLHILDALEHLPEELRGRVEYWVIGRGSKGNYEARLREAAHRSSIPVTFLGMIDNDDLEMFYQRADIFALTSINHQKSVEGFGQVYLEASAFGLPVVAHDVGGVSEAVADGRTGILVKPRDREGLTLAFARLISDPGLRRRMGENGRIWARLRSWDDSARLLFEPVEATAEISQT